A single genomic interval of Oryza sativa Japonica Group chromosome 7, ASM3414082v1 harbors:
- the LOC4342404 gene encoding photosystem I reaction center subunit psaK, chloroplastic — MASQLSAATSVPQFHGLRTYSSPRSMVTLPSLRMSKKRSQGIRCDYIGSATNVIMVTTTTLMLFAGRFGLAPSANRKSTAGLKLEARDSGLQTGDPAGFTLADTLACGAVGHIMGVGVVLGLKNIGVLDQIIG; from the exons ATGGCTTCCCAGCTCTCCGCCGCCACATCCGTGCCGCAGTTCCATGGCCTCCGGACCTACTCCTCTCCTAGGTCCATG GTGACGCTGCCATCGTTGAGGATGAGCAAGAAGAGGTCCCAGGGCATCCGGTGCGACTACATCGGCTCAGCCACCAACGTT ATcatggtgacgacgacgacgctgatGCTGTTCGCGGGGAGGTTCGGGCTGGCGCCGTCGGCGAACAGGAAGTCGACGGCGGGGCTGAAGCTGGAGGCGCGCGACTCCGGCCTGCAGACCGGCGACCCCGCCGGGTTCACGCTCGCCGACACGCTGGCCTGCGGCGCCGTCGGCCACATCatgggcgtcggcgtcgtcctcgGCCTCAAGAACATCGGCGTCCTGGACCAGATCATCGGCTAA